From a region of the Methanomassiliicoccus sp. genome:
- the hisIE gene encoding bifunctional phosphoribosyl-AMP cyclohydrolase/phosphoribosyl-ATP diphosphatase HisIE: protein MTALKFNADGLIPAIVQDAETNEVLMMAWANQESYDLMLSTGRTHFWSRSRQKLWMKGEESGHVQDIVSIQTDCDSDTLLIRVRQTGNACHLERPSCFEEVLYGDLSGTASIIPELRRIIRDRKEHPKEGSYTNQLLSNEDKVLKKVVEEAAELAISGKGKDHDGEVWEAADLIYHQMVLFEYLNLPMNEVFRKLSDRHKGVKK, encoded by the coding sequence ATGACCGCATTGAAGTTCAACGCCGACGGGCTGATTCCGGCTATCGTGCAGGACGCAGAGACCAACGAGGTGCTGATGATGGCCTGGGCCAATCAGGAATCCTACGACCTCATGCTCTCCACCGGCCGCACGCATTTCTGGTCCCGGTCCCGGCAGAAGCTGTGGATGAAGGGCGAGGAGTCCGGCCACGTGCAGGACATCGTGAGCATCCAGACCGATTGTGATAGCGACACGCTGCTGATCCGCGTGCGGCAGACGGGCAACGCCTGCCATCTGGAACGGCCGTCCTGCTTCGAGGAAGTGCTATACGGCGACCTCAGCGGCACCGCATCCATAATCCCCGAGCTGCGCAGGATCATCCGCGACCGCAAGGAGCACCCCAAGGAGGGCAGCTACACCAACCAGCTGCTGTCCAACGAGGATAAGGTGCTGAAGAAGGTGGTGGAGGAGGCGGCAGAGCTGGCCATCTCCGGCAAGGGGAAGGACCATGACGGAGAGGTCTGGGAGGCAGCGGACCTCATCTATCACCAGATGGTCCTGTTCGAGTACCTCAACCTGCCCATGAACGAGGTGTTCAGGAAGCTGTCCGACAGGCACAAGGGGGTTAAGAAATGA
- the gcvH gene encoding glycine cleavage system protein GcvH encodes MADTSVVKDGLRYTTDHEWVSVEDGKARVGITDHAQAELTEIVFIELPKPGKKIKKGDVLAQLESVKTVASVYAPLSGEVIEVNSPLEDQTQLINESPYDDGWLAVIKLDDPAAADALMDAAAYRKSLG; translated from the coding sequence ATGGCGGACACGAGCGTCGTCAAGGATGGATTAAGGTACACAACCGATCATGAATGGGTTAGCGTGGAGGACGGGAAGGCTAGGGTGGGCATCACCGACCACGCTCAAGCTGAGCTCACGGAGATCGTGTTCATTGAGCTTCCCAAGCCGGGCAAGAAGATAAAGAAGGGCGATGTCCTGGCCCAGCTGGAGAGCGTGAAGACCGTAGCCTCGGTCTACGCCCCGCTCAGCGGCGAGGTGATCGAGGTCAACTCCCCTCTCGAGGACCAGACCCAGCTGATCAACGAGTCGCCTTACGACGACGGCTGGCTGGCGGTCATCAAGTTGGACGATCCTGCCGCGGCGGACGCCCTGATGGACGCCGCCGCGTACCGCAAATCGTTGGGTTAG
- a CDS encoding S-methyl-5'-thioadenosine phosphorylase: MAPLIGIIGGTGVYDPKMFDIKDRVLMSTPYGAPSDAILVGELSGVEVAFLSRHGSGHTLPPHMVNYRANIWALKQLGVQRVISPCAVGSLKEDYKPGDLVIVDQFIDQTKGRRYTFYDGARTVHISLADPFCEEMNALFAREAKHLEIPHHVGGTYVCIEGPRFSTRAESRMYRQFADIIGMTVVPECQLAREMDMCYTSLATITDYDVWAEEPVDLPTVLRVMEENVEKVQRLMAAALPKIPVERTKCACSRTLKDAGF, encoded by the coding sequence ATGGCACCGCTCATCGGCATCATCGGCGGAACTGGGGTCTACGACCCGAAGATGTTCGACATCAAGGACCGAGTGTTAATGTCCACCCCCTACGGGGCGCCGTCCGACGCCATCCTGGTCGGGGAGCTCAGCGGGGTGGAGGTCGCGTTCCTGTCCCGCCATGGCAGCGGCCACACCCTGCCGCCGCACATGGTCAACTACCGCGCCAACATCTGGGCACTAAAGCAACTGGGAGTGCAGCGGGTGATCTCGCCCTGCGCGGTCGGCTCCCTCAAGGAGGACTATAAGCCGGGAGACCTGGTCATTGTCGATCAGTTCATCGACCAGACCAAGGGCCGGCGATACACCTTCTACGACGGCGCGAGGACCGTGCACATCTCCCTGGCCGACCCGTTCTGCGAGGAGATGAACGCTCTCTTCGCCAGGGAGGCAAAGCACCTTGAGATCCCTCACCACGTCGGCGGAACATACGTCTGCATCGAGGGGCCACGGTTCTCCACCCGGGCGGAGTCGAGGATGTACCGCCAGTTCGCCGACATCATAGGCATGACCGTGGTGCCCGAGTGCCAGCTGGCCAGGGAGATGGACATGTGCTACACCTCTCTCGCCACCATCACCGACTATGATGTCTGGGCCGAGGAGCCGGTGGACCTGCCCACCGTGCTCAGGGTGATGGAGGAGAACGTGGAGAAGGTGCAGAGGCTCATGGCCGCGGCCCTGCCCAAGATCCCGGTCGAAAGGACCAAGTGCGCCTGTTCCCGCACGCTGAAGGACGCCGGCTTCTGA
- a CDS encoding PH domain-containing protein, which produces MSATTTETTAETMEIPAKLVLDRKHLLQGEKVVWESRPAWIIVMLRPLLMMIVAVIFAAVVLTYNGSLVNLVAALILAALLTPLDRRFGIPAAIAGVAVAILVSLDRSLAALVFIPLVLGLIPLLTTYMYWKHTAFAITDRRIISQYGFLSLLYNDTGLDRVQNISLSQPMLDRLFGFGDIAIVTSGELGHAVRRQPGIRFHSSGGVVWENVPKPFDVQRMLSGYVYQPMTPRPS; this is translated from the coding sequence ATGAGCGCGACGACAACGGAGACTACCGCTGAGACGATGGAGATCCCCGCTAAGCTGGTCCTTGACCGAAAGCATCTCTTGCAGGGCGAGAAGGTCGTCTGGGAGAGCAGACCGGCGTGGATCATCGTGATGTTGAGACCCCTGCTGATGATGATCGTGGCCGTCATATTCGCAGCTGTGGTGCTGACCTACAACGGCAGCCTGGTGAATCTGGTGGCCGCCCTAATCCTGGCCGCCCTGCTGACCCCGCTCGATCGGCGCTTCGGGATCCCGGCAGCCATCGCCGGGGTGGCCGTCGCCATACTGGTGTCCCTCGATAGGTCCCTGGCCGCCCTGGTGTTCATCCCTCTGGTGCTGGGGCTGATCCCGCTGTTGACGACCTATATGTACTGGAAGCATACCGCCTTTGCCATCACCGACCGTCGGATCATCAGCCAGTATGGGTTCCTCAGCCTGCTGTACAACGACACGGGCCTCGATCGGGTCCAGAATATCTCACTATCCCAGCCCATGCTGGACCGGCTGTTCGGGTTCGGTGACATCGCCATAGTCACCTCGGGAGAGCTGGGCCACGCCGTGCGACGGCAGCCGGGCATTAGGTTCCACTCCAGCGGCGGAGTGGTTTGGGAGAACGTACCCAAACCCTTCGACGTGCAGCGGATGCTTTCGGGATACGTGTACCAGCCGATGACCCCTCGCCCATCGTGA
- the pheA gene encoding prephenate dehydratase: MSGVAFQGVQGAFSEDAAAAFFPDVGTMPCPDFESVFRAVERGDAEYGIVPVENSLEGTVAVVNDLLLENDLVIVGEVLVPVVHCLIVHPDAELKDIVRVYSHPQALGQCRSFLAKYPQWEKIPDFDTAGSVRAVRDRGLKGEAAIASRRAAEVYGMKVLREGVQSSDDNFTRFFALQRSSRLLDQGDKTSLAFATRNVPGALYEAMGCFAHQGINMTKVESRPRKGRAWEYVFFVDIDGHVNDPKVADALTDLVRRAVFVKVLGSYPRARPLA; encoded by the coding sequence ATGAGCGGAGTAGCATTCCAGGGGGTCCAGGGGGCGTTCTCCGAAGACGCGGCGGCAGCCTTCTTCCCTGACGTGGGAACAATGCCCTGCCCGGATTTCGAGAGCGTGTTCCGGGCGGTGGAGCGGGGTGACGCCGAGTACGGCATCGTGCCGGTGGAGAACTCCCTCGAGGGGACCGTGGCCGTGGTCAACGACCTCCTGCTGGAAAACGACCTGGTGATCGTGGGCGAGGTCCTCGTGCCGGTAGTCCACTGCCTCATCGTGCATCCGGACGCGGAGCTGAAGGACATCGTTAGGGTGTACTCCCACCCCCAGGCGCTGGGGCAATGCCGCAGCTTCCTGGCCAAATATCCGCAATGGGAGAAGATCCCGGACTTCGACACCGCCGGTTCGGTGCGGGCGGTCCGGGACCGCGGGTTGAAAGGGGAAGCAGCCATCGCCTCCCGCCGGGCCGCCGAGGTGTACGGCATGAAGGTCCTGAGGGAGGGCGTCCAGAGCAGCGACGATAATTTCACGCGGTTCTTCGCCCTGCAGCGATCCTCCCGCCTCCTGGACCAGGGGGACAAGACCTCGCTGGCCTTCGCCACCCGGAACGTGCCCGGGGCACTGTATGAGGCCATGGGTTGCTTCGCCCATCAGGGGATCAACATGACCAAGGTGGAGTCCCGGCCCCGAAAGGGTAGAGCGTGGGAATACGTCTTCTTCGTGGACATCGACGGCCACGTCAACGATCCCAAGGTCGCCGATGCGCTTACCGATCTGGTGCGCCGGGCGGTGTTCGTCAAGGTTCTCGGCTCGTATCCCCGCGCCCGGCCGCTGGCCTGA
- a CDS encoding histidinol phosphate phosphatase domain-containing protein, with protein MRIDLHMHTLQSDGELLPIELARRAVVMRHEAIAVTDHADPSNIERLIREVRKDVPLAAEWGLDMLVGVELTHIPAAKMDQVVRQAKKAGAEIIVVHGETISEPVEKGTNRAAVNNPDVNILAHPGFLTMEDAQAAADNGVVLEITSRPSHALTNGHVVRMARKVDAKMVVNTDTHAPGDLITEERAVHVAMGAGLTRDEAELCVQRIPKEIIRRARKG; from the coding sequence ATGAGGATAGACCTTCACATGCACACGCTGCAGAGCGACGGCGAACTCCTGCCTATCGAGCTGGCCAGGCGGGCCGTGGTGATGAGGCATGAGGCCATCGCGGTGACCGATCACGCGGACCCCAGCAACATCGAGCGGCTCATTAGGGAGGTCAGGAAGGATGTCCCCCTGGCCGCGGAGTGGGGATTGGACATGCTGGTCGGCGTCGAGCTCACTCATATCCCTGCCGCCAAGATGGATCAGGTGGTCAGGCAGGCCAAGAAGGCCGGGGCGGAGATCATCGTGGTGCATGGCGAGACCATCTCCGAACCGGTGGAGAAGGGTACCAACCGCGCGGCGGTAAACAACCCCGACGTTAACATCCTCGCCCATCCCGGATTCCTCACTATGGAGGACGCCCAGGCCGCGGCCGACAACGGCGTGGTGCTGGAGATCACCTCAAGGCCGTCGCACGCCCTGACCAACGGGCACGTGGTGCGCATGGCTCGCAAGGTCGATGCCAAGATGGTTGTCAACACCGACACCCACGCCCCCGGCGACCTCATCACCGAGGAGCGCGCGGTCCACGTAGCCATGGGCGCCGGGCTCACCCGTGACGAGGCGGAGCTGTGCGTCCAACGTATCCCCAAGGAGATCATACGGAGGGCACGGAAAGGATGA
- a CDS encoding aspartate kinase: MKVLKFGGSSLKDGASMMSVGEIIAADGEEKVIVVSAIQGITDSLLDFMSKVRREEEVQQFIRTLRDRHLKLLAEVAGSMDVKQTAVSQLSAQLVRLERILYGIIYLEELTPRTKDLVQSFGERMSVIMMAAMLQEMGVNAIPVDADELGVITDGTFGSATVDIEATRNNIAPRIYEMFKRQETPVVTGFFGKTHDGFITLLGRNGTDYSASVIANAIDADSLEIWKDVDGFMSADPKVVQEAVPISQLSYEEAAELSYFGAKVLHPRTVEPARAKGITIRVKNVFKPSYEGTAINPKGVEGNRTIKSISSMPNMAMVKVYGAGLGSKSGVMSEMSTMLSDASINVYSAATSQTCVSMLIEERDLKRAEKVVAEAKKGVVDRVESVRDVALLCLVGEGLGQKEGIAGRVFTIVASNGTNVGLISAGASTVALTFTVKRKDLERTTKTIHHEFFGG; encoded by the coding sequence ATGAAGGTCCTCAAGTTCGGAGGGTCCTCGCTCAAGGACGGAGCGAGCATGATGAGCGTGGGGGAGATTATCGCCGCCGACGGTGAAGAGAAGGTCATTGTGGTATCGGCAATCCAGGGGATCACTGATTCTCTTCTTGACTTCATGTCCAAGGTACGGCGGGAGGAGGAAGTGCAGCAGTTCATTCGAACGCTGAGGGATCGCCATCTCAAGCTTCTGGCCGAGGTCGCCGGGAGCATGGACGTCAAGCAGACCGCGGTCAGCCAGCTGAGCGCCCAGCTGGTCAGGCTGGAGCGGATCCTGTACGGGATTATCTATCTGGAGGAGCTGACCCCGAGGACCAAGGATCTCGTCCAATCATTCGGGGAGCGCATGAGCGTCATCATGATGGCGGCCATGCTGCAGGAGATGGGGGTGAACGCGATACCGGTGGACGCCGACGAGCTGGGTGTCATCACCGACGGCACCTTCGGTTCGGCCACGGTGGACATCGAGGCCACCAGGAACAACATTGCTCCCCGCATCTACGAGATGTTCAAGCGCCAGGAGACCCCGGTGGTCACCGGCTTCTTCGGCAAGACCCATGATGGATTCATCACCCTGCTCGGCCGGAACGGCACGGACTACAGCGCCAGCGTCATCGCTAACGCCATAGATGCGGACAGCCTGGAGATCTGGAAAGACGTTGACGGCTTCATGTCCGCCGACCCCAAGGTCGTCCAAGAAGCGGTGCCCATCAGTCAGCTCTCCTACGAGGAGGCGGCCGAGCTGTCGTACTTCGGAGCCAAGGTATTGCACCCCCGCACCGTTGAACCGGCTAGGGCCAAGGGCATCACAATTCGGGTCAAGAACGTCTTCAAGCCCTCCTATGAGGGCACCGCCATCAACCCCAAGGGGGTGGAGGGCAACCGCACCATCAAGAGCATATCCAGCATGCCAAACATGGCCATGGTCAAGGTCTATGGGGCAGGCCTGGGCTCAAAGTCCGGGGTCATGTCAGAGATGTCGACCATGCTATCCGATGCCAGCATCAATGTATACTCCGCGGCGACCTCCCAGACCTGCGTTTCCATGCTCATCGAGGAGCGGGACCTCAAGCGCGCGGAGAAGGTGGTGGCGGAGGCGAAGAAGGGCGTGGTGGACCGCGTGGAATCGGTGCGCGACGTCGCCCTGCTGTGCCTGGTGGGTGAAGGATTGGGGCAGAAGGAGGGCATCGCCGGCAGGGTCTTCACCATCGTCGCCAGCAACGGGACGAACGTGGGCCTCATCTCCGCCGGGGCGTCCACCGTGGCTCTGACCTTCACCGTCAAGCGTAAGGACCTGGAGAGGACGACCAAGACCATCCATCACGAGTTCTTCGGCGGTTGA
- a CDS encoding pyridoxal phosphate-dependent aminotransferase, whose translation MKDPLEEWALHCRDRQAAISMDSSGAPPPFWDSGWKEISYFPSNDEADAEARLKDELARTYGVDSDMIALTQGAQHATFLFFLTQLRPGDLAAVENPTFMPIRRQAESVCQVRTLDRLPTAAYLPREEQLDTLLAQGARVVALTNLHNPSGTLLSTDRMAEIVERAGRRRAMVLSDEVYREMAYGPVPKGAYQLGENAVSVSSVTKLNGLRGLRVGWLIGPPEVAQAVEAARLYTSYRLPAITCYYAAEAVRRRDWFRERVLRAAKENLPALSKWLEIDDRVDCRMPDGGLMAHLRLPPRVDDLEFSEWLLDRRVAVGPGRYWGSPGTIRVTFSCPRLQLEAGLGAITTLLDVRYAVME comes from the coding sequence TTGAAGGATCCTCTTGAGGAGTGGGCGCTGCATTGCCGGGACCGGCAGGCGGCCATCTCCATGGATAGCAGCGGGGCTCCCCCGCCGTTCTGGGACTCGGGATGGAAAGAGATATCTTACTTCCCGTCCAACGACGAGGCGGACGCCGAAGCCCGTCTCAAGGATGAACTGGCCCGCACCTACGGCGTGGATAGCGACATGATCGCCCTGACCCAGGGCGCCCAGCACGCCACCTTTCTGTTCTTCCTGACCCAGCTGCGGCCGGGGGACCTGGCTGCGGTGGAGAACCCGACCTTCATGCCCATCCGCCGCCAGGCGGAGTCGGTCTGCCAGGTTCGGACCCTCGACCGACTGCCGACGGCCGCGTACCTTCCCCGGGAGGAGCAGCTCGACACCCTCCTGGCACAGGGGGCCAGGGTGGTCGCCTTGACCAACCTTCACAATCCCTCGGGAACGCTGCTGTCCACCGACCGGATGGCTGAGATCGTGGAACGGGCCGGCCGCCGGAGGGCGATGGTGCTCAGCGACGAGGTGTACCGGGAGATGGCCTATGGGCCGGTACCCAAGGGAGCGTATCAGCTGGGGGAGAATGCCGTCTCAGTGTCCAGCGTCACCAAGCTGAACGGTCTGCGGGGCCTTAGGGTCGGCTGGCTGATCGGCCCCCCGGAGGTCGCGCAGGCGGTCGAGGCTGCCCGGCTCTACACCTCTTACCGTCTGCCGGCGATCACCTGCTACTACGCTGCGGAAGCGGTCCGACGGAGGGATTGGTTCCGCGAGCGCGTACTGAGGGCGGCCAAGGAGAACCTTCCCGCGCTGTCGAAGTGGCTGGAGATCGACGACAGGGTCGACTGCCGCATGCCCGACGGGGGCCTTATGGCCCATCTCCGACTGCCTCCGAGGGTCGACGACCTGGAGTTCAGCGAGTGGCTGCTGGACCGCCGGGTGGCGGTGGGTCCGGGGCGGTACTGGGGCTCACCGGGAACCATCAGGGTGACCTTTTCCTGCCCCCGCCTGCAGCTGGAGGCGGGGTTGGGGGCGATAACCACCCTGCTCGATGTAAGGTACGCCGTGATGGAATGA
- a CDS encoding DUF488 family protein — MKRAYEAPSSDDGVRVLVERLWPRGLNKERAAVDIWCREVAPSAELRRWYGHDPARWEAFRERYLEELKENPSVERLRNLAASGTVTLVFAARDAERSSARVLMDVLR, encoded by the coding sequence ATGAAAAGAGCATACGAGGCTCCTTCCAGCGACGACGGCGTTCGGGTCTTGGTGGAGAGGCTTTGGCCCCGTGGCCTAAACAAGGAGCGGGCGGCCGTGGATATTTGGTGCCGGGAGGTCGCCCCCTCCGCCGAACTGAGGAGGTGGTATGGGCACGATCCAGCAAGATGGGAAGCCTTCCGCGAGCGGTACCTCGAGGAGTTGAAGGAGAACCCGTCCGTGGAGCGATTGAGGAATCTTGCGGCATCGGGCACGGTGACCCTGGTATTCGCCGCCCGAGACGCCGAGCGGAGCAGTGCCAGGGTGCTCATGGATGTCCTGCGATAG
- a CDS encoding flavin reductase family protein has protein sequence MTVKTEMNPVRGIRAFPAFPVVLAVVGREERNIITLALVHVFSFNPPLVGIGVMPSRYSHELLHRSPDFSINIPSKELVEEVIFCGERSGKEVDKFEETGLTPTPGRKIESPVIEECIVNLECRKVQVFDTGDHTWFIGEVVCAQTVDNYDRERALIYWAGEFRTLGEIIRGR, from the coding sequence ATGACCGTAAAGACCGAGATGAACCCTGTGCGGGGGATCAGGGCCTTTCCCGCCTTCCCTGTAGTCCTGGCGGTCGTGGGCAGGGAGGAGAGGAACATAATCACCTTGGCTCTCGTACACGTCTTCTCGTTCAATCCTCCCCTCGTCGGCATCGGGGTCATGCCTTCACGGTACAGCCACGAGCTGCTCCACCGGTCGCCGGACTTCAGCATCAATATACCGAGCAAGGAGCTGGTGGAGGAGGTCATCTTCTGCGGCGAGAGGTCCGGAAAGGAAGTCGACAAGTTCGAGGAGACCGGTCTCACCCCCACGCCGGGGAGGAAGATCGAGTCCCCGGTGATCGAGGAATGCATCGTCAACCTCGAATGCCGCAAGGTCCAGGTCTTCGATACCGGCGACCACACCTGGTTCATCGGCGAGGTGGTGTGCGCGCAGACAGTAGATAACTATGACAGGGAGCGGGCGCTTATATACTGGGCGGGAGAGTTCCGCACCCTGGGGGAGATCATCAGGGGAAGATGA
- a CDS encoding TIGR00303 family protein, producing the protein MSFKVPEDITLCLEDELARKFLEKIWGKQPTYACVIGNTETAKIPGLSAAGANPEATDFTPAADMELLFYGKCKCIDGVPVTPDGIPTPGIVAMSALKLAPMPLFVVNGGLRVKPHVPYFELDGTPGEDIRTGRSVKDPEKVFDRAVLAGKNLAKVSDYLVIGESIPGGTTTALGVLTALGYDANGKVSSTLPSNPHDLKIKVVEEGLKASGMRRESFKKDPMAAIEAVGDPMMAAAAGLAIGAAETVPVLLAGGTQMAAVLAVVKGMDYSMLSNIAIGTTRWIVKDGSSDLRSLVSQIGKVPVLAANLNFSMSRYDGLKIYETGLVKEGVGAGGSSIAAIARSEGKITARTILDEIEKNYARLVSRR; encoded by the coding sequence ATGTCGTTCAAGGTGCCAGAGGACATAACCTTATGCTTGGAGGATGAGCTGGCCAGGAAGTTCCTGGAAAAGATCTGGGGGAAACAGCCGACCTATGCCTGCGTTATAGGCAATACCGAGACGGCCAAGATCCCGGGGCTCTCCGCCGCAGGTGCCAACCCCGAGGCCACCGACTTCACCCCGGCCGCGGATATGGAGCTTCTCTTCTACGGCAAGTGCAAGTGCATCGACGGCGTCCCCGTCACCCCGGACGGTATCCCGACGCCAGGCATCGTGGCCATGTCCGCTCTGAAGCTTGCCCCCATGCCCCTGTTCGTGGTCAACGGTGGACTGAGGGTCAAACCCCACGTCCCCTACTTCGAACTCGACGGGACGCCGGGCGAGGATATCCGGACCGGCCGATCGGTCAAGGACCCTGAGAAGGTATTCGACCGCGCGGTGCTGGCCGGAAAGAACCTGGCCAAGGTAAGTGATTACCTGGTCATAGGTGAGTCCATCCCCGGAGGCACCACCACCGCCCTGGGCGTGCTCACCGCCCTGGGCTACGACGCCAACGGGAAGGTGTCCAGCACCCTGCCCTCCAACCCTCATGACCTGAAGATAAAGGTAGTAGAGGAGGGCCTGAAGGCCAGCGGGATGAGGCGAGAGTCGTTCAAGAAGGACCCCATGGCCGCCATCGAGGCGGTTGGAGACCCCATGATGGCCGCCGCGGCCGGTCTGGCTATCGGCGCAGCGGAAACGGTGCCCGTTCTCCTCGCCGGCGGCACCCAGATGGCTGCCGTGCTGGCGGTGGTCAAGGGGATGGACTACTCCATGCTCAGCAACATCGCCATAGGGACGACGAGGTGGATCGTCAAGGACGGTTCCTCCGACCTTCGCTCCCTGGTATCCCAGATCGGCAAGGTGCCGGTGCTGGCGGCGAACCTCAACTTCTCCATGTCCCGCTACGACGGACTGAAGATCTACGAGACCGGCCTGGTCAAGGAAGGTGTCGGCGCCGGAGGTTCTTCCATCGCGGCCATAGCCCGGAGCGAAGGCAAGATCACCGCCCGTACCATTCTGGACGAGATCGAGAAGAACTACGCCCGCCTGGTCTCCCGGCGGTGA
- the hypF gene encoding carbamoyltransferase HypF, whose translation MRIVVHGIVQGVGFRPTVYRIATSMGLRGYVQNNGSNVVIMVDRQAEEFVRRLKDELPPLARIDAVEMIPSDEACGPTFRIVASEAGQRGVGIPNDTAVCDACLKEMFDPSDRRYLYPFTNCTNCGARFTVIIDLPYDREKTSMRDFPMDPDCRNEYDDPRARRFHHQTISCPHCGPSYYLLDGQGKVRESKDPIKDFAQMLESGHIGVAKSWGGMHLCTTLSTLPRLREWYHRKEKPFAIMVRDMEAARRYGAPTESEEKHLTSSHRPVVLVRKRPGQVTELISPGLSTIGLFLPYAGMHHLLFRHLKDDALVMTSANVPGEPMVLRDTDALELGADVYLMHDREIINRCDDSVLRTYGEHTYFIRRSRGHIPSSIDISLKGSAIGLGAQENLCGAVAKDGRMFATQYIGDGDSLGVIAFLDGAVQHLREMLGVDKVQAVAVDLHPGYANRKLGIGLARRERAELVEVQHHWAHTAALMVDAGEEEMVALTLDGTGYGDDGEAWGGEVLRADLTSYDRVAHLQPIPLLGGEKAVRDPRRLVFAMDELAGRPGEYFKDGEAAVLRKIIGASPTTTGFGRLLDALSCHFEVCQKRTYDGEPAMKLEAVLERGSVLPGLVAERRNGTVMTIPLFQQLREMKGAREDLALTYVAAVLESLVEAATEEASRRGLDAIGLTGGVSYNGVISSLTERMVRSRGLRFICPDRLPNGDGGISSGQCAIALRRVA comes from the coding sequence ATGAGGATTGTCGTCCATGGCATAGTCCAGGGAGTGGGTTTCCGACCCACCGTATATCGCATCGCCACCTCCATGGGCCTGCGGGGCTACGTCCAGAATAACGGTTCCAATGTCGTGATCATGGTGGACCGGCAGGCCGAGGAGTTCGTCCGCCGACTGAAGGACGAGCTGCCCCCGCTGGCCCGCATCGATGCGGTCGAGATGATACCTTCCGACGAGGCATGCGGCCCCACCTTCCGCATCGTGGCTAGCGAGGCGGGGCAGCGAGGGGTAGGCATACCGAACGATACTGCGGTCTGCGACGCCTGCCTCAAGGAGATGTTCGATCCTTCCGACCGTCGGTACCTGTACCCGTTTACCAACTGCACGAACTGCGGGGCGAGGTTCACAGTCATCATCGATCTTCCTTACGACAGGGAGAAAACATCCATGCGCGACTTCCCCATGGACCCGGACTGCCGCAACGAGTACGACGACCCTCGGGCCCGTAGGTTCCATCATCAGACGATCTCCTGTCCTCACTGCGGCCCCTCCTACTACCTTTTGGACGGGCAGGGCAAGGTACGGGAGAGCAAGGACCCCATCAAGGACTTCGCCCAGATGCTGGAGAGCGGCCACATCGGGGTAGCCAAAAGCTGGGGCGGAATGCACCTCTGCACGACCCTGTCCACACTCCCCAGGCTGAGGGAGTGGTACCACCGAAAGGAGAAGCCGTTCGCCATCATGGTTCGAGATATGGAAGCGGCCAGGCGGTACGGGGCTCCCACCGAATCCGAGGAGAAGCATCTGACCTCCTCTCATCGTCCAGTGGTCCTGGTGCGCAAGCGCCCGGGCCAGGTCACCGAGCTCATCTCCCCCGGCCTGAGCACCATCGGCCTCTTCCTTCCGTACGCCGGCATGCACCACCTGCTGTTCCGCCATCTCAAGGACGACGCCTTGGTCATGACCTCGGCCAATGTCCCCGGAGAGCCAATGGTCCTCCGGGACACTGACGCCCTGGAGCTGGGAGCGGATGTCTACCTCATGCACGATCGGGAGATCATCAACCGTTGCGATGATTCCGTCCTCCGGACCTATGGGGAGCATACTTACTTCATCCGCCGGTCCAGGGGGCACATCCCTTCATCCATTGACATCTCCCTCAAGGGTAGCGCCATCGGACTGGGGGCCCAGGAGAATCTTTGCGGGGCGGTGGCCAAGGACGGACGGATGTTCGCAACCCAGTACATCGGGGACGGCGATTCCCTGGGGGTCATCGCCTTCCTGGACGGGGCGGTCCAGCATCTCCGGGAGATGCTGGGGGTAGACAAGGTGCAGGCGGTGGCGGTGGACCTGCACCCCGGTTACGCCAACCGCAAGCTCGGGATCGGCCTGGCCCGCCGGGAAAGGGCCGAGCTGGTGGAGGTCCAGCACCACTGGGCCCACACCGCCGCGCTCATGGTGGACGCTGGAGAGGAGGAGATGGTCGCCCTGACCCTGGACGGCACCGGCTATGGCGACGACGGAGAGGCATGGGGCGGAGAGGTCCTCCGGGCGGACCTGACCTCCTACGACCGAGTGGCCCACCTGCAACCCATCCCCCTCCTGGGCGGGGAGAAGGCGGTCCGCGATCCCCGACGGCTGGTGTTCGCCATGGATGAGCTGGCCGGGCGCCCAGGTGAATATTTCAAGGACGGGGAGGCCGCGGTGCTGCGCAAGATCATCGGCGCCAGCCCTACGACCACCGGCTTCGGCCGCCTGCTGGACGCGCTGTCCTGCCATTTCGAGGTCTGCCAAAAGCGCACCTACGACGGGGAGCCGGCGATGAAGCTGGAAGCAGTGCTGGAAAGAGGGTCTGTGCTCCCGGGGCTGGTAGCAGAGCGGAGGAACGGTACGGTCATGACCATACCCCTGTTCCAGCAGCTGAGGGAGATGAAGGGGGCCCGAGAGGACCTAGCTCTGACCTACGTGGCGGCGGTCCTGGAATCGCTGGTGGAAGCAGCGACGGAGGAGGCTTCCCGGCGGGGGCTGGACGCCATAGGTCTCACCGGTGGAGTGTCCTACAACGGCGTCATCTCATCCCTGACCGAGCGCATGGTGAGGTCCAGAGGGCTGCGCTTCATCTGCCCAGACCGGCTGCCCAACGGGGACGGAGGGATCTCCAGCGGGCAGTGCGCCATCGCTCTTCGCCGTGTCGCCTGA